The following proteins are co-located in the Bradyrhizobium sp. AZCC 2176 genome:
- a CDS encoding peptidoglycan D,D-transpeptidase FtsI family protein has protein sequence MSAPTPAKSTPTEPWRQRLIRSLLYGRNVDRAAKARARVGLAMLVFALVYALIGGRLVMFAIGADAHSARRVASQEVVATARPDIVDRNGAILATDVKAASMFGEPRRIIDKDEAIELLTATVPDLDGAEVRERLSSRKGFVWLKREITAKQQQDIHRLGIPGIGFLRENKRVYPTGNEVAHLIGLVNIDNQGIAGLEKWLDNQGLADLHRAGFATDRLQKPIELSVDLRVEHALRDELLKAKDKFHAKAASGIVSNVKTGEIVAMVSLPDFDPNNPMEAHDPDRINRLTTGLYEMGSTFKAFTLAMALDSGKINLNSSWDARGNLHYGKFTIHDSHSLGRFINTKEVFTYSSNIGAARIALSQGVEAHKAFLAKMGQLTRLRTELPESAAPLVPRRWGELNTVTIAFGQGLSVAPLQAVMGINALMNGGYLIPPTFMKRSESEAAAMAKRVIKPETSDKMRYLMRLNAEVGSARQADVKGYYIGGKTGTSEKVINGRYAKKRVLNSFTAIMPCDDPKYQILIMLDEPQALPETHGFITSGWNAVPTGGKVIERIAPLLGIEPRFDLPRSDRLILEVSKTTH, from the coding sequence ATGAGCGCTCCGACGCCGGCCAAGTCCACGCCAACCGAGCCCTGGCGGCAGCGGCTGATCCGCAGTCTGCTCTACGGGCGGAACGTCGATCGCGCCGCAAAGGCGCGGGCGCGTGTCGGCCTTGCGATGCTCGTCTTTGCCTTGGTCTACGCCCTGATCGGCGGCCGGCTCGTGATGTTTGCGATCGGCGCCGACGCGCACAGCGCGCGTCGCGTCGCCTCGCAGGAAGTGGTTGCGACCGCGCGTCCCGATATCGTCGACCGCAACGGCGCGATCCTCGCGACCGACGTCAAGGCGGCCAGCATGTTTGGCGAGCCGCGCCGCATCATCGACAAGGACGAGGCGATCGAGCTTCTGACCGCGACCGTGCCCGATCTCGACGGAGCCGAGGTGCGCGAGCGCCTGTCGTCGCGCAAGGGTTTCGTGTGGCTGAAGCGCGAGATTACGGCGAAGCAGCAGCAGGACATCCACAGGCTCGGTATTCCCGGCATCGGCTTCCTGCGCGAGAACAAGCGCGTCTACCCGACCGGCAACGAGGTCGCCCATCTCATCGGTCTCGTCAACATCGACAATCAGGGCATCGCCGGCCTGGAGAAGTGGCTCGACAACCAAGGACTTGCCGATCTCCACCGCGCCGGCTTTGCCACCGACCGGCTGCAGAAGCCGATCGAGCTGTCGGTGGATCTGCGCGTCGAGCATGCGCTGCGCGACGAACTGCTGAAGGCCAAGGACAAGTTTCACGCCAAGGCCGCCTCCGGCATCGTCTCCAACGTCAAGACCGGCGAGATCGTCGCGATGGTCTCCTTGCCGGACTTCGATCCCAACAATCCGATGGAAGCGCACGATCCCGACCGCATCAACCGCCTGACCACCGGCCTCTACGAGATGGGCTCGACCTTCAAGGCGTTCACGCTGGCAATGGCGCTCGATTCCGGCAAGATCAACCTGAATTCGTCGTGGGATGCGCGGGGAAATCTGCACTACGGCAAGTTCACGATCCACGACAGCCACTCGCTCGGACGGTTCATCAACACCAAGGAAGTGTTCACCTATTCGTCCAATATCGGTGCGGCGCGGATCGCGCTCAGCCAGGGCGTCGAGGCGCACAAGGCGTTCCTGGCCAAGATGGGCCAGTTGACGCGGCTGCGCACCGAGTTGCCGGAGAGCGCGGCGCCGCTGGTGCCGCGACGCTGGGGGGAGCTGAACACGGTCACCATCGCGTTCGGCCAGGGCCTGTCGGTGGCGCCGCTCCAGGCGGTGATGGGCATCAACGCGTTGATGAACGGCGGCTATCTGATTCCGCCGACATTCATGAAGCGCAGCGAATCCGAAGCGGCGGCGATGGCCAAGCGCGTCATCAAGCCGGAGACCAGCGACAAGATGCGGTATCTGATGCGGCTCAATGCGGAGGTCGGGTCGGCGCGCCAGGCGGACGTCAAGGGCTACTACATCGGGGGCAAGACCGGCACGTCCGAGAAGGTCATCAACGGCCGCTATGCCAAAAAGCGCGTTCTGAACTCGTTCACCGCAATCATGCCCTGCGACGATCCGAAATATCAGATCCTGATCATGCTGGACGAGCCGCAGGCGCTGCCGGAAACCCATGGTTTCATCACCTCGGGCTGGAACGCGGTGCCCACCGGCGGCAAGGTGATCGAGCGGATCGCGCCGCTGCTGGGCATCGAGCCCCGATTCGACCTGCCCCGGTCCGACCGCCTTATTCTTGAAGTATCCAAGACGACCCACTAA
- the maiA gene encoding maleylacetoacetate isomerase, whose product MKLYGYWRSTSSYRLRIVLALKGLAPEQVPIHLVRNGGEHRTETYRQINPQQRVPCLALDSERVLIQSPAIIEYLEEVFPDPPLLPQDPVARARVRAVAAIIGCDVHPLHNIGPLNHLRRNFGRSEEEVGAWIARWIGEGFSAVESLIIGKDYCFGPAPGLADVYLIPQVYAAQRFGVSLSNFPRINRVVSSATAHPAFQTAHPSRQSDAE is encoded by the coding sequence GTGAAACTCTACGGCTACTGGCGCTCGACATCGTCTTACCGGCTTCGCATAGTGCTGGCCCTCAAAGGCTTGGCACCGGAGCAGGTGCCAATCCACCTCGTGCGCAACGGCGGAGAGCATCGGACCGAGACGTATCGCCAGATTAACCCGCAGCAACGAGTCCCCTGTCTGGCGCTCGACAGCGAACGCGTGCTGATCCAGTCGCCTGCCATCATTGAATATCTGGAGGAGGTCTTTCCAGATCCGCCGCTTTTGCCGCAGGATCCGGTAGCGCGAGCCCGAGTTAGAGCCGTTGCGGCGATCATCGGCTGCGACGTCCATCCGCTGCACAATATCGGCCCTCTAAACCACCTGCGTCGGAACTTTGGCCGCTCGGAGGAGGAGGTTGGCGCCTGGATCGCGCGCTGGATCGGCGAAGGCTTCTCTGCGGTCGAGTCGCTGATTATCGGCAAAGATTACTGCTTCGGTCCAGCGCCCGGCCTCGCGGATGTTTACCTGATTCCGCAGGTCTACGCCGCCCAGCGCTTCGGCGTATCGCTCTCCAACTTCCCGCGAATCAATCGTGTCGTGTCTTCAGCAACGGCTCATCCGGCCTTCCAAACGGCACATCCGTCACGTCAATCAGACGCTGAATAA
- the fahA gene encoding fumarylacetoacetase, which yields MTELDRTHDAGLRSWVPTANGHRDFPIQNLPLGVFSPRGETPRAGIAIGEAILDLPAVLAANLLSGEAAAAVEAAAGTSLNRLLALGGGARRALRARLSELLAEGQPERGTIAPLLYEASACTLQLPAAIGDYTDFYVGIRHAENIGKQFRPDNPLLPNYKHLPIGYHGRASSIRPSGTAVRRPHGQSNAPGATEPAFGPSRRLDFELELGVWIGPGNALGEPIPVGEAAAHVAGCCLLNDWSARDIQAWEYQPLGPFLAKNFATTISPWIITPEALAPFRIALPPRPKGDPRPLAYLIDDTDQREGGFDIQLDVLMLTPGMSKAGLAPHRVSASNTRHMYWTVAQMIAHHTCGGCNLQPGDLLGTGTISGPDLQSCGSLVEATVGGQQPIRLASGEERRFLEDGDEIILRARGVREGFVTIGFGECRAVIREAVG from the coding sequence ATGACGGAACTCGACCGCACCCACGATGCGGGCCTGCGCTCTTGGGTGCCCACCGCCAACGGGCATCGGGACTTCCCGATCCAGAACTTGCCGCTCGGCGTATTTTCGCCGCGAGGGGAGACTCCGCGAGCGGGCATCGCGATTGGCGAGGCCATCCTCGACCTGCCGGCCGTGCTAGCAGCCAACCTCCTGTCCGGCGAAGCAGCAGCAGCAGTTGAAGCTGCGGCGGGCACGTCGCTCAACCGCCTCCTTGCGCTCGGGGGTGGGGCGCGCCGAGCTTTGCGGGCCCGCCTCTCTGAGCTGCTCGCAGAAGGGCAGCCCGAACGCGGGACGATCGCGCCTCTCTTGTACGAAGCATCGGCCTGCACACTGCAATTGCCAGCCGCAATCGGCGACTACACCGACTTCTATGTCGGCATCCGCCATGCGGAGAACATCGGCAAGCAGTTTCGCCCGGATAATCCGCTCTTGCCGAACTATAAGCACTTGCCAATCGGCTATCACGGCCGCGCTTCGTCAATCCGCCCGTCCGGCACCGCTGTGCGCCGCCCGCATGGGCAATCCAACGCGCCGGGTGCGACCGAGCCTGCGTTCGGTCCCTCTCGCCGGCTCGATTTCGAACTTGAACTTGGAGTCTGGATCGGCCCCGGCAACGCGCTCGGAGAACCAATCCCGGTCGGCGAGGCTGCCGCGCACGTTGCCGGATGCTGCCTCCTGAACGATTGGTCAGCCCGGGACATTCAGGCTTGGGAGTACCAGCCGCTAGGACCCTTTTTGGCCAAGAATTTTGCTACGACGATCTCGCCCTGGATCATCACGCCCGAAGCGCTCGCGCCATTCCGTATCGCTCTTCCTCCCAGGCCGAAGGGCGATCCGCGACCACTGGCCTACCTTATCGATGACACGGACCAGCGCGAAGGCGGCTTCGACATCCAGCTTGACGTGCTGATGCTGACGCCGGGGATGAGCAAGGCTGGTTTGGCTCCCCACCGGGTCTCGGCTTCTAACACGCGCCACATGTATTGGACGGTTGCGCAGATGATCGCTCATCATACCTGCGGCGGCTGCAACCTGCAGCCAGGCGACTTACTAGGGACTGGCACGATATCGGGCCCAGACCTGCAGTCTTGCGGCAGCCTCGTCGAGGCCACCGTCGGGGGCCAACAACCGATCCGCCTTGCCTCTGGAGAGGAGCGGCGATTTTTGGAGGATGGCGACGAGATCATCCTGCGAGCCCGCGGGGTGCGCGAGGGTTTCGTCACTATCGGTTTTGGCGAATGCCGAGCAGTCATCCGGGAAGCTGTCGGGTGA
- the hmgA gene encoding homogentisate 1,2-dioxygenase: MSGFGNGFETEALPGALPIGRNSPQKCPYGLYAEQLSGSAFTAPRTVNERSWLYRIRPTVMHWGAFKKAEIGLWRTAPAQEAETPIAPLRWDPVPMPSMPLSFVEGIRTMTTAGDAGAQAGMGAHLYFVNRSMPDEYFYNADGEMLIVPQEGRLLFRTEFGIIEVEPGEICVIPRGVKFAVDLQGGPARGYICENYGGAFTLPERGPIGANCLANQRDFLTPVAAYEDRDEPGTLLVKWGGNIWATAIDHSPLDVVAWHGNYAPYKYDLRKFSPVGPILFDHADPSIFTVLTSASETPGTANVDFVIFSDRWLVAENTFRPPWYHLNVMSEFMGLVYGVYDAKTEGGFQPGGASLHNTLLPHGPDADTFEKASDAELKPHKLEGTLAFMFETRFPQKVSRFAAEHQALQKQYGEYGRKLKRKFDPRLSEAR, encoded by the coding sequence ATGTCCGGCTTTGGCAACGGCTTCGAGACCGAGGCGCTCCCCGGCGCGCTTCCGATTGGCCGCAACTCGCCGCAAAAATGTCCCTACGGCCTTTATGCCGAGCAACTTTCGGGCTCGGCCTTTACCGCGCCGCGCACTGTGAACGAGCGCTCCTGGCTTTACCGAATTCGTCCAACCGTCATGCACTGGGGCGCGTTCAAAAAGGCGGAGATTGGTCTGTGGCGTACAGCGCCCGCCCAGGAGGCGGAGACTCCGATTGCGCCTTTGCGCTGGGATCCTGTCCCGATGCCATCCATGCCGCTCTCCTTCGTCGAGGGCATTCGCACGATGACGACGGCGGGAGACGCGGGCGCACAAGCGGGCATGGGCGCACACCTCTATTTTGTCAACCGCTCGATGCCAGACGAATACTTCTACAATGCCGATGGCGAGATGCTGATTGTGCCGCAGGAGGGGCGGCTCCTCTTCCGCACTGAATTCGGCATCATCGAAGTCGAACCCGGCGAGATCTGTGTGATACCGCGGGGAGTAAAGTTTGCAGTTGACCTGCAAGGTGGCCCCGCCCGGGGGTACATCTGCGAGAATTACGGTGGAGCGTTCACCTTACCAGAGCGCGGGCCGATCGGAGCTAATTGCCTCGCCAATCAGCGCGACTTTCTCACACCGGTGGCCGCTTACGAGGATCGCGATGAGCCCGGTACCCTGCTGGTAAAGTGGGGCGGCAACATCTGGGCGACGGCGATCGACCACTCACCTCTCGATGTGGTCGCTTGGCATGGCAACTACGCACCCTACAAGTACGATTTACGCAAGTTCTCTCCGGTCGGGCCTATTCTATTTGACCATGCCGATCCGTCGATTTTCACGGTGCTCACCTCAGCCTCCGAAACACCCGGCACCGCTAATGTCGACTTCGTGATCTTCTCTGACCGCTGGCTCGTAGCGGAGAACACCTTCAGGCCGCCTTGGTACCATCTCAACGTCATGAGTGAATTCATGGGATTGGTCTACGGGGTCTATGACGCCAAGACTGAAGGTGGTTTCCAGCCCGGGGGAGCCTCCCTTCACAACACTTTGCTGCCGCACGGCCCAGATGCGGATACCTTCGAGAAGGCCTCTGATGCTGAGCTCAAGCCCCACAAGCTTGAGGGTACGCTCGCCTTCATGTTTGAGACGCGCTTTCCACAGAAGGTCAGCCGCTTTGCGGCCGAGCACCAGGCTTTGCAGAAGCAGTACGGCGAGTATGGTCGCAAGCTCAAAAGAAAGTTCGATCCGCGGCTGTCGGAGGCCCGTTGA
- a CDS encoding MFS transporter: MTTAMNHAYRDSSLASWAPPDDEIETILRKVDRRLIFFLFIVFVVGFIDRINIGFAALTMNRDLGLTASQFGMANSLFYIGYVAFELPSNLALAKYGARIWIPRIMVTWGIAACLTCLAVGPHSLYALRFIVGIAEAGLMPGVLLYLTYWVPAHRRARATALFLVGQPFTIATGSLISGLILQLDGTAGLKGWQWLFIIEGAPSVILGVTAWFVLSDRPSKASWLTQREAEVLERAISDEEGGSRTGGDKSTRAVVQALWRPVIATLALIYFCLVTSLNAISTWLPQIVKDVSSGWTPTAATLLASIPAVCACFVMLWLSRMSDRAGTRRMYTVLPMLFAALGWLMAGFGSDPIFRFLGLILTTAGAYGALGVFWAIPASHLSAAAKPAGLALITMAGIMGSIVSPYVIGVLRDLTGNFAAGLLFAAVLLILGATLIAVTPFANAAVRRHQQEG, from the coding sequence ATGACGACGGCGATGAACCACGCATATCGCGATTCAAGTTTGGCTAGTTGGGCTCCCCCTGATGACGAGATCGAGACCATACTGCGCAAGGTTGATCGCAGGCTGATATTTTTCCTGTTCATTGTTTTCGTTGTCGGCTTTATCGATCGAATCAATATCGGTTTCGCTGCGCTGACGATGAACCGCGATCTCGGCCTGACTGCCAGCCAGTTCGGAATGGCAAACTCGCTTTTCTATATCGGCTACGTCGCTTTCGAGCTGCCCAGCAATCTGGCTTTGGCAAAGTACGGCGCGCGGATCTGGATCCCGAGAATCATGGTGACGTGGGGCATCGCTGCTTGCCTGACGTGTCTCGCAGTCGGCCCTCATAGTCTCTACGCACTGCGCTTTATCGTCGGCATCGCCGAGGCGGGGCTCATGCCTGGCGTGCTTCTCTATCTGACTTATTGGGTGCCGGCGCATCGACGGGCACGTGCGACCGCCCTGTTCCTCGTGGGGCAGCCCTTCACGATTGCTACCGGCTCGCTGATCTCGGGGCTGATCTTGCAGCTCGACGGCACCGCCGGCCTCAAGGGTTGGCAATGGTTGTTCATCATCGAGGGCGCGCCCTCGGTCATCCTGGGGGTGACGGCTTGGTTCGTGCTCAGCGATAGGCCTTCCAAGGCATCCTGGCTCACCCAACGCGAGGCCGAGGTTCTGGAGCGAGCGATCTCGGATGAGGAGGGAGGCTCCAGAACAGGCGGCGACAAGAGCACCCGCGCGGTTGTCCAGGCGCTCTGGAGACCCGTGATTGCGACGCTTGCCCTGATCTACTTCTGTCTCGTCACGTCCCTTAACGCAATCTCGACATGGCTTCCACAGATCGTAAAGGACGTTTCAAGTGGTTGGACGCCGACGGCAGCCACTCTTCTAGCCAGCATTCCTGCCGTATGCGCGTGCTTCGTCATGCTCTGGCTCAGCCGCATGTCCGACCGCGCCGGCACCCGGCGCATGTACACGGTTCTGCCAATGCTGTTCGCAGCGCTAGGATGGCTGATGGCGGGATTTGGTTCGGATCCGATCTTCCGCTTCCTTGGGCTGATCCTGACCACGGCAGGCGCTTACGGAGCTCTGGGCGTGTTTTGGGCCATCCCCGCGAGCCACCTAAGTGCTGCGGCAAAACCCGCGGGTTTGGCGCTGATCACCATGGCCGGAATCATGGGATCGATCGTCAGTCCATATGTCATTGGAGTATTGCGCGATCTCACAGGAAACTTTGCGGCGGGCCTTCTGTTCGCAGCGGTGCTCCTGATCCTTGGTGCAACATTGATCGCTGTCACACCTTTCGCGAACGCGGCCGTTCGCAGACATCAACAGGAAGGGTAG
- a CDS encoding thiamine pyrophosphate-dependent enzyme — protein MRQTGGTALARQLALEGVRDVFAIPGIQLDWAFEGLRQCRDNIRVIVPRHEQATSYMADGYARSTGRIGACMVVPGPGVLNAMAGLATAYACNSRVVCIAGDINFGGRGKGVGLLHEVNGQTEILAKVTKWQGRPSATVEIPAVLHEALQQASSGQPRPVAFEVAQDLLNVEDDIPLVDTPLVSSFDEPETLAIEKAAQLLNEASFPVIYVGGGALAAKASGPLAELAERLDAPIVMGENGRGAVSDRHSLALNALGGRAVFPHADVVVVVGSRFVDTQVGKPAWPSDRARYIYINLDRSAWKPPRRADVAIVADAALGLKALAAAVARRPSVIAADLGRVRAWSDEQANLIQPQASWLHALREALPDDGFFVNDLTQVGYLGRFHFPVYGPNTFITPGYQGTLGFGYPTALGVAVGNPGRPVISLNGDGGFGWNMQELATARKYNLNVAAVIFNDGHFGNVRTMQKDLFGAEFGVDLCNPDFSVLAKAFSIPYERAESPGRLTALLRSAFAAGGPSVIEVSVGEMPSPWHLMRLQQPPFAKAPRPAPPNPLGDPPVRAPIER, from the coding sequence ATGAGACAGACTGGTGGGACGGCCCTTGCAAGACAGCTCGCGCTTGAGGGCGTCAGGGATGTTTTTGCCATCCCAGGTATTCAGCTGGATTGGGCCTTTGAGGGCCTGAGGCAATGCCGCGACAATATCCGCGTCATTGTCCCACGTCACGAACAGGCGACGTCTTACATGGCCGACGGCTATGCTCGGTCCACCGGGCGCATCGGTGCGTGCATGGTCGTTCCTGGTCCGGGTGTCCTCAATGCTATGGCGGGCCTCGCGACAGCGTACGCCTGCAATTCACGAGTCGTTTGCATAGCGGGTGACATCAACTTTGGAGGGCGCGGCAAGGGGGTTGGGCTGCTGCATGAGGTCAATGGCCAAACCGAAATCTTGGCAAAGGTAACAAAGTGGCAGGGGCGCCCCAGCGCGACGGTCGAAATCCCAGCTGTTCTTCATGAAGCGTTGCAGCAAGCCTCCTCCGGCCAACCTCGGCCAGTCGCGTTCGAGGTTGCGCAGGACCTGCTCAACGTGGAGGATGACATCCCGCTCGTTGACACTCCGCTGGTATCTAGCTTCGACGAGCCCGAAACACTCGCGATAGAGAAAGCCGCGCAGCTACTCAACGAGGCATCTTTTCCCGTTATCTACGTTGGCGGCGGCGCATTGGCGGCGAAGGCTTCCGGACCGCTGGCCGAATTGGCCGAACGCCTCGATGCGCCGATCGTTATGGGTGAAAACGGTCGGGGTGCGGTCTCAGACCGGCATTCGCTTGCGCTGAACGCACTTGGCGGACGCGCCGTATTTCCTCATGCCGACGTGGTCGTCGTGGTCGGAAGCCGTTTCGTCGACACGCAGGTTGGAAAGCCCGCCTGGCCATCAGATCGAGCGCGGTATATCTACATCAACCTCGATCGCTCTGCCTGGAAGCCGCCCCGCCGCGCCGATGTGGCTATTGTGGCTGATGCGGCCCTCGGACTGAAGGCGCTCGCTGCTGCAGTCGCGCGGCGTCCCTCAGTGATCGCGGCTGACCTTGGCCGGGTCCGCGCCTGGTCCGATGAACAAGCAAACCTCATTCAGCCGCAGGCCTCATGGCTGCATGCGCTCCGAGAGGCGCTTCCGGACGACGGTTTCTTTGTGAATGATCTGACTCAAGTTGGCTATCTCGGGCGCTTTCATTTCCCGGTCTACGGACCCAACACCTTCATCACACCGGGCTACCAGGGGACGCTGGGATTCGGTTACCCGACGGCGCTCGGCGTGGCGGTCGGAAATCCGGGCCGACCCGTCATCAGCCTCAACGGCGATGGGGGCTTCGGTTGGAACATGCAGGAATTGGCAACGGCCCGGAAATACAACTTGAACGTTGCCGCCGTGATCTTCAACGATGGTCATTTCGGAAACGTCAGGACGATGCAAAAGGATCTGTTTGGGGCCGAGTTCGGCGTCGATCTGTGCAATCCCGACTTTTCGGTTCTCGCTAAGGCTTTCTCGATTCCATACGAGCGAGCTGAATCGCCTGGCCGTCTCACAGCGCTCCTCAGATCGGCCTTCGCGGCGGGAGGCCCGAGTGTCATCGAGGTTTCTGTCGGAGAGATGCCCAGTCCCTGGCATCTCATGCGTCTCCAACAGCCGCCCTTCGCCAAGGCGCCCCGGCCGGCGCCGCCGAATCCGCTGGGCGATCCTCCGGTTCGGGCTCCGATTGAGCGATGA
- a CDS encoding FAD-binding oxidoreductase, whose translation MTLHNTGLTSCLERLRASLGERLATGGSVREQHGKDWSRLPPALPDAVVFAESEDDVCRVLEACHEFGVPIVAHGNQSSLEGHILAVRGGIALNLTRMNQVLAVNEDDFDAVVQPGVTRKQLNQHLRDKGLFFAIDPGADATIGGMASTRASGTNAVRYGTMRETVTAARVVLAGGRVTRVGSRARKSSSGYDLVRLFVGSEGTLGIFTELTVRLHPIPEAVCVGACPFGATAGAIASVVDAMHMGLDVARIEFMDSLSIRMANSYSKLGLPVAPTLFVEFVGAPDHVDQQARAFGEIAATCGALDFAWSRDPAERSRLWQARHESLYATSAWKPGAEVWRTDVCVPISRLADNIAAAQSEIEASGIDGKILGHVGDGNFHVAYLVDPELPSQREAVRAMIERLNHRAIAYGGTVSGEQGIGIAKLPYLLEEHGEAALDAMHLIKSALDPRGIMNPGKIGSEPSSLPPQKLTIATSI comes from the coding sequence ATGACACTTCACAATACAGGCTTGACCTCATGTCTCGAACGCCTGCGGGCATCTCTCGGGGAGCGCTTAGCCACCGGCGGCTCGGTGCGCGAACAACACGGCAAAGATTGGTCCCGACTGCCGCCCGCTCTACCGGATGCAGTCGTGTTCGCTGAGAGCGAGGACGACGTCTGCCGGGTGCTTGAGGCTTGCCACGAGTTCGGCGTGCCGATCGTCGCGCACGGCAATCAGAGCTCGCTTGAAGGGCACATCCTGGCCGTCCGAGGCGGAATAGCTTTGAACCTGACGCGCATGAACCAGGTCTTGGCTGTGAATGAGGACGACTTTGATGCGGTGGTGCAGCCTGGCGTGACGCGCAAGCAACTCAATCAGCATCTGCGCGACAAGGGCCTGTTCTTCGCAATCGATCCTGGTGCGGACGCTACCATCGGCGGGATGGCTTCGACGCGCGCGTCCGGCACCAATGCGGTGCGCTATGGCACGATGCGCGAAACCGTGACCGCCGCCCGCGTTGTATTGGCCGGCGGGCGGGTGACACGAGTGGGGTCGCGCGCGCGGAAATCTTCAAGTGGCTACGATTTGGTCAGGCTCTTCGTCGGATCGGAGGGCACACTCGGCATCTTCACGGAACTTACCGTTCGCCTGCACCCGATCCCGGAAGCGGTGTGTGTTGGAGCTTGCCCGTTTGGAGCGACCGCGGGTGCAATCGCTTCAGTGGTCGACGCGATGCACATGGGGCTCGATGTCGCGCGCATTGAATTTATGGATTCGCTGTCCATCAGGATGGCGAACAGCTACTCGAAGCTTGGATTACCGGTGGCGCCCACCCTGTTCGTTGAGTTCGTCGGTGCGCCTGATCATGTGGATCAGCAGGCGCGCGCATTCGGCGAGATCGCGGCGACGTGCGGGGCACTCGACTTTGCTTGGTCGCGAGACCCTGCCGAACGGAGCAGGCTTTGGCAGGCTCGGCATGAGTCGCTCTATGCAACGAGTGCTTGGAAGCCGGGTGCAGAAGTCTGGCGCACGGATGTTTGCGTCCCGATTTCGCGTTTGGCGGATAACATCGCGGCCGCGCAGTCAGAGATCGAAGCTTCCGGGATCGATGGCAAGATCCTTGGTCATGTCGGCGACGGCAACTTTCACGTTGCCTACCTCGTCGACCCGGAGTTGCCGAGCCAGAGGGAAGCGGTCCGCGCGATGATCGAGCGCTTGAACCACCGGGCCATCGCGTACGGAGGCACGGTAAGTGGCGAACAGGGGATCGGTATCGCGAAGCTGCCATATCTCTTGGAAGAGCACGGCGAGGCGGCACTCGACGCAATGCACCTCATCAAAAGTGCGCTCGATCCGCGCGGAATAATGAATCCCGGCAAAATCGGTTCTGAGCCGTCATCGCTGCCTCCACAAAAGCTCACAATAGCAACTAGTATCTAA
- a CDS encoding aldehyde dehydrogenase family protein, whose product MRPVDAHWIDGGWHRGTSSRMLPVIDPSTEQILTEVSCASPAEVDAAVSSARRALAVWRGSSLENRAALLLHIAQRLEARTELFAETLAREIGSPLWFGRQFQVPMPIRNLAAMVEALQAIAFEENAASSVVWREPVGVIAAITPWNAPLHQIIAKVGAAIAAGCTVIVKPSELAPSTARALVEVLDEVGVPAGVVNVVFGDGETGRALVEHPEIDLVSFTGSVRAGRKVAALAGEHIKQVKLELGGKSAAVILDDADLEAAVAGVLRSCFSNSGQVCVAQTRLIVPMEARTEIEALCQSLGADWVMGHPLAPETRIGPLASGAGRDRVRRMITEALSQGARAIIGGPGAPEGLTRGYYMYPTVLTDLTAGMEVVREEAFGPVLSLLHYSSLDEAVELANATRFGLSGGIWTSNRERGVEVARRLRTGQVSINGAPQNYATPFGGCGWSGFGRENGRYGIESFLQYKAVHGVQTPPGLPL is encoded by the coding sequence GTGAGACCTGTCGATGCGCATTGGATAGATGGGGGCTGGCACCGTGGGACCTCCAGCCGCATGCTCCCGGTCATCGATCCCAGCACAGAGCAGATCCTGACTGAGGTGAGCTGCGCGTCGCCGGCTGAAGTGGACGCAGCAGTCAGCTCTGCGCGGCGTGCACTTGCCGTCTGGCGCGGCTCCAGTCTGGAGAACAGGGCTGCATTGCTTCTTCACATTGCCCAGAGGCTCGAAGCCCGAACCGAGCTTTTCGCCGAGACCCTTGCACGTGAGATTGGAAGCCCGTTGTGGTTCGGCAGGCAATTTCAGGTCCCGATGCCGATCCGGAACCTTGCTGCGATGGTGGAGGCGCTTCAGGCGATTGCGTTCGAGGAGAACGCCGCGAGCTCAGTCGTATGGCGCGAACCAGTCGGCGTAATAGCCGCTATCACGCCATGGAATGCGCCGCTGCATCAGATAATCGCAAAGGTCGGCGCAGCTATCGCCGCGGGATGCACTGTCATCGTGAAGCCGAGCGAGCTAGCCCCGTCGACAGCACGGGCCCTTGTGGAAGTGCTCGATGAGGTTGGTGTTCCGGCCGGGGTCGTGAATGTGGTTTTCGGAGACGGCGAGACTGGCCGCGCTCTGGTGGAGCATCCCGAGATCGATCTCGTGAGCTTCACGGGCTCTGTGAGGGCCGGACGTAAAGTAGCCGCCTTGGCGGGGGAGCATATCAAGCAGGTCAAGCTCGAACTTGGTGGCAAATCTGCAGCCGTCATACTGGACGACGCCGACCTCGAAGCGGCAGTAGCTGGCGTGCTGCGGTCCTGTTTCAGCAACAGTGGGCAGGTCTGTGTTGCCCAGACCCGTCTGATCGTACCGATGGAGGCCAGAACTGAAATCGAGGCTCTCTGTCAATCGTTGGGTGCAGATTGGGTCATGGGACATCCTCTCGCGCCGGAAACCCGTATCGGGCCACTGGCAAGCGGAGCGGGGCGCGATCGCGTCCGGCGAATGATTACGGAAGCGCTTTCGCAGGGAGCTCGCGCGATCATCGGCGGCCCTGGTGCACCGGAGGGGCTCACGCGCGGCTACTACATGTACCCGACTGTTCTAACAGATTTGACGGCCGGCATGGAGGTCGTGCGAGAGGAGGCGTTCGGGCCTGTCCTCAGCCTGCTGCACTACAGCAGTCTCGACGAGGCAGTCGAACTCGCCAACGCGACGAGGTTCGGACTCTCGGGCGGAATTTGGACTTCGAACCGGGAACGCGGTGTTGAAGTCGCTAGACGTCTGAGGACTGGGCAAGTTTCGATCAACGGCGCCCCGCAAAACTACGCCACGCCCTTTGGTGGCTGCGGCTGGTCCGGTTTCGGGCGCGAGAATGGTCGCTATGGCATCGAGAGCTTTCTCCAGTACAAAGCGGTGCATGGGGTCCAGACGCCACCTGGCTTGCCGCTGTAG